The Desertifilum tharense IPPAS B-1220 DNA segment TAGCGGAAAACTTCTCATCAGACTTCGCAACCTGGTTACTGGGTGAGTCTATTCCACTGACTGAACTTAGTCCCTCTGAACTTTCACTTGAACCCATCCGAGCAGATGCTCTCATTTTGCAGCAATCTGAGCAACTGGTTCTACACCTAGAATTTCAAACAGAACCAAACCCAGATATTCCGTTTCGCATGGCTGACTATCGGCTGCGAGTATATCGACGGTTTCCGCAAAAGCAGATGCGACAGGTGGTAATCTATCTGCAACGGAGTCGTTCAGAACGAGTCTATCAAACGGCTTTTACCTTAGAACGCACTCGCCATGAGTTCGATGCGATCCGCCTGTGGGAACAGCCGACTGACATCTTTTTAGGTTCTCCGGGACTTATTCCTTTTGCTGTGCTAAGTCAAAGTTCTGACAGGACTCAGGTATTGCAACAAGCAATCCAAGTCATTGATACTATCTCAGATCGGCGCATTCAAAGCAACGTAGCTGCCGCAACCGCTGTCTTGGCTGGATTAGTATTAGAAAAAACCCTAATTCAACAACTGTTGCGGAGAGAACTGATGCAAGAATCCGTTATTTACCAGGATATCCGGCAAGAAGAGGCCCTGTCTTTAGTGCGACGACTGCTAAAACGCAAGCTAGGCGCTATCCCAGATCCGCTTCAAGTGAAAATCCAGGCGTTATCCTTAGTGCAGTTGGAGGAATTTGCAGAAGCGTTATTGGACTTTACTTCTGTCGAGGATGTTAGCCAGTGGTTGCAGGAAACATGAGCGAACAAGGCCAAAATGGATTATCTGTTGCTCGTTTAAATCAAATGGCCCAAGCTGAATTCGTGGATGCGGTGGGGTGGGTGTTTGAACATTCACCTTGGGTGGCTTACAGAGCTTGGGAATTGCGTCCTTTTGCAAATTTGGACGTTTTGCATCAAACAATGGTGGATGTGGTACAGCAGGCAACTGAGGCGGAGAAATTAGCCTTGCTTCAGGCGCATCCTGACTTAGGGGCGAAGGTGAAGATGGCGGAAGCGTCGGTACAGGAACAAGCAGGCGCGGGGTTAGACCAGTTGACCCCCCAAGAGAGCGATCGCTTTTTTGCCCTCAACCAAGCTTACCAAGAAAAATTCGGCTTTCCCTTCATCATCGCCGTGAAAAACCACACCAAAACCAGCATCCTAGAGGCTTTCTCCCGCCGCCTCGACAACTCCATCCCAGAGGAACAAGCCACCGCTTTAGCAGAAGTCGCTAAAATAGCAGAATTCCGTTTAGCCCAGGTTTTCAAATCTTCTTAAACCCATTGTGCTGAGAGCGAGACTTTCTCTGCTATAACAAGTTTGACCTCCCTTTAAAATCGCCGCCCCAGGAATTCCCTTACTCACCCCCCCTTTTAATCTTCCTATGGCTGAAGTTTCCCAACCTCTTCGGATCACGCTTCCTCCCCTGCGAATTACCCTCAACGAGCAACAGCAAATTAACCTAGAGTGGTTAACCGCACAATATCAGCAACAGCTAGCCGCAGCCGCAGGACAAACCCAAAGCGGACTCTCGGACGATTGGAAGCGCTGGATTGCTGAAAATAAGCTACACAATCGACCGGATGGGGCGCTGGTTCAAGCAATGACACAGCGCGGGATTGACGTACAGGCGGCTTTACAAGAAGTCCAGCGCGTTTCTAACGATCCGGCCTTTCAAGCGGGTAGCAATTTTGTCCAACTTTTAAGAAAATTAGAATCAATTTTAACCATTCAGCAACAGCTTGCTGAGTTAGCACCCAGTTACGGCAAAATTGAACGGCGAGAACGGGTCACTCGCGAAGAATTTTTAGAACATTATTATGCCAAAAATCGTCCGGTCATTCTCACCGGGATGATGCAAGATTGGTCGGCGATGCAAAAGTGGACGCCGGAGTATTTTAAAGCAAACTACGGTCAAGCACAGGTTGAAATTCAATTCGATCGCAATACCGATCCGCTATACGAAATTAATTGCGAACGGCATAAAAAGACTGTCACCCTGAGCGAGTATGTGGACATGATTGTCCAGGGTGGCGAAAGCAATAATTACTATATGGTGGCGAATAATCGCAACGTGGAACGAGACGATCTTAAGGGAATTATGGATGATATTGTCATGTTCCCAGAACTGCTCAATCCTCAAGATACCAGCGGTCGCGTTTTCTTCTGGTTTGGGCCGGCCGGGACGATTACACCATTGCACCATGACCCAGTAAACTTAATCATGGCTCATGTTTC contains these protein-coding regions:
- the uraD gene encoding 2-oxo-4-hydroxy-4-carboxy-5-ureidoimidazoline decarboxylase, whose product is MSEQGQNGLSVARLNQMAQAEFVDAVGWVFEHSPWVAYRAWELRPFANLDVLHQTMVDVVQQATEAEKLALLQAHPDLGAKVKMAEASVQEQAGAGLDQLTPQESDRFFALNQAYQEKFGFPFIIAVKNHTKTSILEAFSRRLDNSIPEEQATALAEVAKIAEFRLAQVFKSS
- a CDS encoding cupin-like domain-containing protein, producing MAEVSQPLRITLPPLRITLNEQQQINLEWLTAQYQQQLAAAAGQTQSGLSDDWKRWIAENKLHNRPDGALVQAMTQRGIDVQAALQEVQRVSNDPAFQAGSNFVQLLRKLESILTIQQQLAELAPSYGKIERRERVTREEFLEHYYAKNRPVILTGMMQDWSAMQKWTPEYFKANYGQAQVEIQFDRNTDPLYEINCERHKKTVTLSEYVDMIVQGGESNNYYMVANNRNVERDDLKGIMDDIVMFPELLNPQDTSGRVFFWFGPAGTITPLHHDPVNLIMAHVSGRKRWRLISPEQTPFMYNYVGVFSKVDCENPDYNRYPLYQNVKIIEEVLEPGEIIFIPVGWWHQVKALDISLSMSFTNFVFPNYFNWQDPNIPNW
- a CDS encoding Rpn family recombination-promoting nuclease/putative transposase; this encodes MFDNICKFLAENFSSDFATWLLGESIPLTELSPSELSLEPIRADALILQQSEQLVLHLEFQTEPNPDIPFRMADYRLRVYRRFPQKQMRQVVIYLQRSRSERVYQTAFTLERTRHEFDAIRLWEQPTDIFLGSPGLIPFAVLSQSSDRTQVLQQAIQVIDTISDRRIQSNVAAATAVLAGLVLEKTLIQQLLRRELMQESVIYQDIRQEEALSLVRRLLKRKLGAIPDPLQVKIQALSLVQLEEFAEALLDFTSVEDVSQWLQET